From a region of the Methanoculleus receptaculi genome:
- the tnpA gene encoding IS200/IS605 family transposase produces the protein MKHKLDRSAHSVFALYYHLVIVVKYRRKALYSDDIRERLKDIVWNLSDELGIDVVAHEPAEDHYHLLFKATPKTNLVNVVNVIKGVSARRLRQEFPATKNLPGGDSFWSPSYFLATSGQVSLDALKEYVDSQMEK, from the coding sequence ATGAAGCATAAACTTGATAGGTCTGCACATTCGGTCTTTGCTCTCTACTATCATCTGGTGATAGTAGTGAAATATCGCCGGAAAGCGTTGTATTCTGACGATATTCGAGAGCGTCTGAAAGATATCGTGTGGAACCTATCGGACGAATTGGGTATAGACGTTGTTGCTCACGAACCTGCGGAAGATCACTATCATCTTCTCTTCAAGGCGACTCCGAAAACCAACCTCGTCAATGTTGTCAACGTGATCAAGGGAGTATCGGCACGGAGATTACGGCAGGAGTTCCCTGCAACGAAAAATTTGCCAGGGGGAGATTCCTTCTGGTCTCCGTCGTATTTCCTTGCAACATCAGGACAGGTAAGCCTCGATGCGCTGAAAGAGTATGTTGACTCGCAGATGGAGAAGTAA
- the hepT gene encoding type VII toxin-antitoxin system HepT family RNase toxin: MTEGIRDTVIRIKLQEMGESVDMVREHLPDSIESFGRLGIIKDGIYKRIEYAIVNADLRLGVPATDEDILENLVRHGVFGPEMRQSLKAMKGFRNIVVHRYGAIDDALAFSILTERIGDFALFRQEVERFLQSPEARGST; encoded by the coding sequence GTGACGGAGGGGATCAGGGACACGGTCATCCGCATCAAACTTCAGGAGATGGGCGAGAGCGTCGATATGGTCAGGGAGCACCTTCCCGATTCAATCGAGTCGTTCGGACGGCTCGGCATCATAAAGGATGGCATCTATAAGCGTATCGAGTATGCCATCGTGAACGCAGACCTCCGCCTCGGCGTCCCGGCTACCGACGAGGATATACTCGAGAACCTCGTGCGCCACGGAGTATTCGGCCCTGAGATGCGGCAGAGCCTGAAGGCGATGAAGGGGTTCCGGAATATCGTCGTCCACCGCTATGGAGCAATCGATGACGCCCTTGCCTTCTCGATATTGACGGAGCGCATCGGGGATTTCGCTCTTTTCCGGCAGGAGGTTGAAAGGTTCCTGCAGTCGCCGGAGGCACGGGGCTCTACCTGA
- a CDS encoding nicotinate phosphoribosyltransferase produces the protein MGWFEVVGEDAIRNGECTDVYFKRVVEVMERDGVNPQVTMEVTAASLPDPWAVFCGLDDVIKLLEGLPVDVDAMPEGTIFCPNEPVLRISGRYRDFAVYETAILGFLCHASGVATAAAHMKVAAAGRPVYSFGSRRQHPAIAAMIERAAWIGGVDGVSNTAAPEGIPLAGTMPHAFVMCYPTPEDAWLAFAHSAGPDVPRVMLADTFSDEKDEAVRAAACGAEAVRLDTPRSRRGDLRAIVEEVRWELDIHGYPEVKIFLSGGLTRADVAACHNVADAFGIGGAIANAPVIDFALDIVELKGRAFAKRGKRSGVKQVYELPGGHRLTLPAQTPAPKDAVPLLVPSVRNGAPVVRPRMEDARERVLSRLRAPAGRG, from the coding sequence ATGGGCTGGTTTGAGGTGGTCGGCGAGGATGCGATCAGGAACGGCGAGTGCACAGATGTCTACTTCAAGCGAGTGGTGGAGGTCATGGAGCGGGACGGCGTCAACCCGCAGGTCACGATGGAGGTGACTGCTGCATCGCTCCCGGATCCCTGGGCGGTCTTCTGCGGTCTGGATGATGTAATCAAACTTCTCGAGGGTCTCCCGGTGGACGTGGATGCGATGCCGGAGGGCACGATCTTCTGCCCGAACGAGCCGGTACTCCGGATCTCCGGGCGCTACAGGGACTTCGCGGTCTACGAGACCGCAATCCTGGGTTTTCTCTGCCACGCGTCGGGGGTGGCGACGGCTGCCGCCCACATGAAGGTGGCTGCGGCGGGGCGGCCGGTATACTCGTTTGGCTCGCGCCGGCAGCACCCGGCGATCGCGGCAATGATCGAGCGGGCGGCCTGGATCGGCGGGGTGGACGGCGTGAGCAACACCGCTGCGCCGGAGGGGATCCCCCTTGCCGGGACGATGCCGCACGCGTTTGTGATGTGTTACCCGACGCCGGAGGACGCCTGGCTTGCGTTTGCACATAGTGCGGGCCCTGATGTGCCGCGGGTGATGCTTGCAGACACCTTCTCTGATGAGAAGGATGAGGCTGTCAGGGCGGCGGCCTGCGGGGCGGAGGCTGTCCGGCTTGACACGCCACGGTCTCGCCGGGGTGATCTGAGGGCGATAGTTGAGGAGGTGCGCTGGGAACTGGATATACACGGATACCCGGAGGTGAAGATCTTCCTTTCCGGCGGCCTGACCCGTGCGGATGTCGCAGCCTGCCACAACGTTGCTGACGCCTTCGGTATCGGCGGCGCGATCGCAAACGCTCCGGTGATAGATTTTGCCCTGGATATTGTGGAACTCAAGGGCCGGGCGTTTGCAAAGCGGGGGAAGCGGAGCGGCGTGAAACAGGTCTACGAACTTCCCGGCGGCCATCGCCTGACGCTCCCGGCCCAGACCCCAGCACCGAAAGATGCGGTGCCGCTCCTCGTGCCGTCTGTCAGGAACGGTGCGCCCGTCGTGCGCCCGAGGATGGAGGATGCGCGGGAACGGGTTCTCTCCCGGCTCAGGGCTCCTGCCGGGAGAGGATAG
- a CDS encoding MTAP family purine nucleoside phosphorylase, which translates to MLGIIGGTSLLFADLPALEKRDVATPYGKAEVHTGEEFALLMRHQHNLPPHRINYRACLAALAVLGVDEIVAFGSSGSLKHEIEPGSIAIPTDYISVTEIPSIYDFTIEHIRPELDADLVRTLGDLVPEARVGGVYAQTRGPRIETVAEVRALAGVADLVGMTVASEATLALELGMRFAAICTVDNYANGLGGETLTYEHILAVSRANARRTERILEKIVEQLA; encoded by the coding sequence ATGCTCGGGATAATCGGGGGCACCAGCCTGCTCTTCGCCGACCTGCCGGCGCTTGAGAAGAGAGACGTCGCCACTCCTTACGGGAAGGCGGAGGTGCACACCGGAGAAGAGTTTGCGCTGCTGATGCGCCACCAGCACAACCTTCCGCCGCACCGGATCAACTACCGCGCCTGCCTCGCCGCTCTTGCGGTTCTGGGGGTGGATGAGATCGTCGCGTTCGGTTCATCAGGGTCGCTGAAGCACGAGATCGAGCCCGGTTCGATCGCCATCCCGACAGACTACATCAGCGTCACCGAGATCCCGTCCATATACGACTTCACCATCGAACACATCCGGCCGGAACTCGACGCAGACCTCGTTCGCACCCTTGGCGACCTGGTGCCGGAGGCCAGGGTCGGCGGGGTCTACGCCCAGACTCGCGGGCCCAGGATAGAGACCGTCGCCGAGGTACGGGCTCTCGCAGGTGTGGCGGATCTCGTCGGGATGACCGTTGCAAGTGAAGCGACGCTTGCCCTGGAACTCGGGATGCGGTTTGCCGCCATCTGCACCGTGGATAACTATGCAAACGGTCTTGGTGGAGAGACCCTGACCTATGAGCATATCCTTGCAGTCTCCAGGGCGAACGCCCGGAGGACAGAGAGGATCCTTGAGAAGATTGTGGAGCAACTTGCATGA
- the wecB gene encoding non-hydrolyzing UDP-N-acetylglucosamine 2-epimerase has protein sequence MKVASIVGARPQFIKSAPVSRELRREDREVLIHTGQHYDHGMSGVFFEELGIPKPDYNLGIGSGTHGHQTGAMLAAIEDVLDGERPDVVLVYGDTNSTLAGALAAAKLNIPVAHVEAGLRSFDRRMPEEVNRVLTDHCSEILFCPTETAVSNLAAEGIRNGVFLVGDVMVDAMNYNRGIAEERSRILEDVGVEPGDYLAVTVHRPSNTDSRESMAAILGALGEAGRPVVFPVHPRTRKFLDGYGLLGKIPGNVILTEPLGYLDMIRLMAHAEKILTDSGGIQKEAYLLGVPCITLRENTEWVETVESGWNVLVGAQRDRILDAVRHFSPLARQKNLFGEGNASLLIRKFLGRWLDTRTG, from the coding sequence ATGAAGGTCGCATCGATCGTCGGCGCCAGGCCGCAGTTCATAAAGTCTGCACCGGTCTCCCGTGAACTCCGGAGAGAAGATCGGGAGGTTCTCATCCATACCGGGCAGCACTACGACCACGGGATGTCGGGGGTCTTCTTCGAGGAACTCGGCATCCCGAAACCCGACTACAACCTGGGGATAGGATCGGGGACGCACGGCCACCAGACGGGGGCGATGCTTGCGGCGATCGAGGACGTCCTGGATGGAGAGAGGCCGGATGTGGTCCTGGTCTACGGTGACACAAACTCCACACTTGCAGGAGCGCTTGCGGCAGCAAAACTCAATATACCTGTGGCGCACGTGGAGGCCGGGCTCAGGAGTTTCGACCGCCGGATGCCCGAGGAGGTGAACCGGGTGCTCACCGACCACTGCTCGGAGATCCTCTTCTGCCCGACGGAGACGGCGGTCTCTAACCTTGCGGCCGAGGGGATCAGGAATGGTGTCTTCCTGGTGGGGGACGTCATGGTCGATGCTATGAACTATAACCGCGGTATCGCGGAAGAACGTTCCCGGATCCTGGAGGACGTGGGTGTTGAACCGGGCGACTACCTGGCGGTCACCGTCCACCGGCCGTCAAACACCGACAGCCGTGAGAGTATGGCTGCCATACTGGGCGCCCTGGGGGAGGCCGGGCGACCTGTCGTCTTCCCGGTCCACCCCCGGACGCGGAAGTTCCTGGATGGATACGGTCTTCTCGGGAAGATACCCGGTAACGTCATCCTGACCGAACCGCTCGGTTACCTTGATATGATCAGGCTGATGGCGCATGCGGAGAAGATCCTGACCGACTCCGGCGGCATCCAGAAGGAGGCCTACCTGCTCGGTGTGCCCTGCATCACCCTCCGTGAGAATACCGAATGGGTCGAGACGGTCGAGAGCGGATGGAACGTGCTTGTCGGTGCGCAGCGGGATCGGATTCTCGATGCTGTTCGGCATTTTTCACCGCTGGCGCGGCAGAAGAACCTCTTTGGGGAGGGGAACGCCAGTCTTCTGATCAGGAAGTTCCTCGGCAGGTGGCTGGATACGCGGACCGGGTGA
- a CDS encoding RNA-guided endonuclease InsQ/TnpB family protein, with translation MIVSYKYRAYPDATVETRLNTALDTCRWLYNKLLEECNTARENGISPTMRGTQARIVTLKEENPALKDVYSKVLQMVNYTLWSNIAALSQTKKRGRKIGKLRFKSAARYRTINYNQSGFKIDREHSSITFSKIGTIPFNMHRPYTGKVKGVLITRSGDRWYVIIQTEQEVYKSKREGQSVGIDVGLNSFAVDSDGAVIENPRFYEHSLGRIKKIQRSLARKQRFSKNWKKAKRKLEKVYDHVTNQKNDFLHKLSRHYVDTYATICVEDLNIKYLKENGKSRGLRRSIHSASWGRFYSYLSYKAESAGTELVKVDPRDTTQMCSNCGSIVKKTLSERVHECPYCGFVADRDYNAAVNIHRVGMEQPFEPVEPRPLHHISVVQVLAMKQEAPP, from the coding sequence ATGATCGTTTCCTACAAGTACCGAGCGTATCCAGACGCAACCGTGGAAACACGGCTGAACACTGCACTTGATACCTGTAGGTGGCTCTACAACAAACTTCTCGAAGAATGCAACACGGCACGAGAGAATGGAATCTCTCCGACGATGCGGGGAACGCAGGCGCGGATCGTCACGCTGAAAGAGGAGAATCCTGCACTCAAGGACGTATACTCTAAAGTGCTCCAGATGGTCAACTATACCCTCTGGAGCAACATCGCTGCACTCTCGCAGACAAAGAAGAGAGGACGGAAGATCGGCAAACTCCGATTCAAGAGTGCAGCCCGGTACCGGACGATCAATTATAATCAGTCGGGTTTCAAGATCGATCGCGAGCATAGTTCGATTACGTTCTCGAAGATCGGAACGATTCCGTTCAACATGCACCGACCCTACACCGGGAAGGTGAAGGGTGTCCTGATCACCCGTTCCGGCGATAGATGGTATGTGATCATTCAGACAGAGCAGGAGGTCTACAAGTCAAAGCGTGAAGGGCAGTCTGTCGGTATCGATGTCGGTCTGAACTCGTTTGCGGTCGATAGTGACGGTGCAGTGATCGAGAACCCCAGGTTCTATGAACATTCTCTGGGCAGGATCAAGAAGATCCAGCGGAGTCTTGCCCGGAAACAACGGTTCTCGAAAAACTGGAAGAAGGCAAAAAGGAAACTGGAGAAGGTCTATGATCATGTCACCAACCAGAAGAACGATTTCCTGCACAAACTCTCCCGTCATTATGTTGACACCTATGCGACGATCTGTGTTGAAGACCTGAATATCAAGTATTTGAAAGAGAACGGCAAATCTCGCGGGCTCCGGAGAAGTATCCACAGTGCGTCGTGGGGACGATTTTATTCTTACCTCTCGTACAAGGCTGAAAGTGCTGGTACGGAACTCGTCAAAGTCGATCCCCGCGACACGACACAGATGTGTTCGAACTGCGGAAGCATCGTGAAAAAGACGCTCTCCGAGAGAGTCCACGAATGCCCATACTGTGGGTTTGTTGCCGATAGAGATTACAATGCTGCGGTAAATATCCACCGCGTGGGGATGGAACAGCCCTTTGAGCCTGTGGAGCCAAGACCTCTACATCACATCTCTGTGGTGCAAGTGTTGGCCATGAAGCAGGAAGCCCCGCCCTGA
- a CDS encoding Gfo/Idh/MocA family oxidoreductase — protein MDAGVIGVGMMGRNHARVYSELKAVDSLYLYDINGKAARDLADAFGATVSTGVEDLLANVDAVSICVPTPFHLSVAGQALDAGVPFLIEKPICATAEESRQLIGMIPEDLVVGVGHIERFNPIVPEIKKIVREPLYVEMKRHNPASSRVSGSSVVEDLMIHDIDIMRNVLLPEGSYRLAGSGNQDVCSALFSFNETPVYLSASRKSSKKIRMVYIEEEEFTIEGDFMAQEVYIHRKPGQYAVEDERYVQENIIEKVLVNKQEPLKLELSTFIECVARGREFPVTPEQALLNMEICEEISQCFAV, from the coding sequence TTGGACGCAGGTGTAATCGGTGTTGGAATGATGGGCAGGAACCATGCCCGCGTATACTCAGAACTGAAGGCGGTGGACTCGCTCTACCTATATGACATCAACGGGAAGGCTGCACGCGACCTTGCTGACGCATTCGGGGCAACCGTCTCAACCGGCGTTGAAGACCTGCTTGCAAATGTGGACGCCGTGAGCATCTGCGTCCCTACACCATTCCATCTCTCTGTGGCAGGGCAGGCGCTCGATGCAGGGGTGCCGTTTCTGATCGAGAAACCCATCTGCGCGACGGCAGAGGAGAGCCGGCAGCTCATCGGGATGATACCCGAAGACCTTGTCGTCGGTGTTGGGCATATCGAGCGTTTCAACCCGATCGTCCCCGAGATCAAGAAGATTGTCCGCGAGCCGCTCTACGTCGAGATGAAACGGCACAACCCTGCCTCCTCCCGCGTGAGCGGGTCATCGGTGGTTGAGGACCTGATGATCCACGATATCGATATCATGCGAAACGTCCTCCTCCCGGAGGGCTCATACCGGCTGGCCGGGAGCGGCAACCAGGACGTATGCAGCGCCCTCTTCTCCTTTAATGAAACACCGGTCTACCTCTCCGCGAGCAGGAAGTCCTCAAAGAAGATCAGGATGGTCTACATCGAGGAGGAAGAGTTTACCATCGAGGGCGACTTCATGGCACAGGAGGTCTACATCCACCGCAAACCCGGGCAGTATGCCGTCGAGGACGAGCGCTATGTCCAGGAGAACATCATAGAGAAGGTGCTCGTGAACAAACAGGAACCCCTGAAACTCGAGCTCTCGACGTTTATCGAGTGTGTTGCGAGGGGACGGGAGTTCCCGGTCACCCCGGAGCAGGCGCTGCTTAACATGGAGATCTGTGAAGAGATCAGCCAATGCTTTGCGGTATAA
- a CDS encoding amidohydrolase family protein, with protein sequence MNDTFSARGSILIAGVTTIDGSTADIAIDETGTIVAIGDDARGAIDADIIIDGSERLAIPGLVNTHTHAAMSLLRGYADDMLLQDWLSQKIWPLEAHLSGDDVYAGTRLACLEMIRSGTVAFNDMYFFMDRAAAAVDEMGLKATLAYGFIDLGMEDKRETEIRATEALVRRIASLNNPRIRAAVGPHSVYTVSLAGLSWCAGFAKEQNIGIHVHLSETGKEVTDCLAQYGKRPAHLLDDCGCLTTRTVAAHCCWLDESECRLLGQRGVHASHNPASNMKLAVNRAMPCHWLKQYGAGLTLGTDGCSSNNNLDLFEEMKFAALLQKFAWNSPTLLPAGEVFTMATAGGARALGTGPGTLAVGAPADIALLDTRAVCNTPLFHADSNIVYACNGGAVRTVLCQGRILMHEREVPGEEEIIREAAAAAHALVERAGDEG encoded by the coding sequence ATGAACGATACCTTTTCCGCACGTGGTTCGATCCTGATCGCCGGGGTCACCACCATCGATGGATCGACCGCTGATATAGCGATCGACGAGACCGGCACCATAGTCGCGATCGGGGATGACGCAAGAGGCGCGATCGATGCCGATATCATAATCGACGGTTCTGAGAGGCTCGCAATACCCGGACTGGTCAACACCCACACCCACGCCGCCATGAGTCTGCTGCGAGGGTATGCGGACGATATGCTGCTCCAGGACTGGCTCTCGCAGAAGATCTGGCCGCTCGAGGCCCACCTCTCCGGCGACGACGTATACGCGGGGACGAGACTCGCCTGCCTGGAGATGATCAGGAGCGGCACCGTCGCGTTCAACGACATGTACTTCTTCATGGACCGGGCCGCAGCGGCGGTCGATGAGATGGGGCTGAAGGCAACGCTCGCCTACGGGTTCATCGATCTCGGTATGGAGGATAAACGCGAGACCGAGATCAGGGCGACGGAGGCACTTGTCCGCCGCATCGCCTCGCTCAACAACCCACGTATCCGGGCGGCCGTCGGCCCCCACTCCGTCTACACCGTCTCTCTCGCGGGTCTCTCCTGGTGCGCCGGGTTTGCAAAAGAGCAGAATATCGGTATCCACGTCCACCTCTCCGAGACCGGGAAGGAGGTCACCGACTGCCTGGCGCAGTATGGAAAGCGCCCGGCGCATCTCCTCGACGATTGCGGTTGTCTCACCACCCGCACCGTCGCCGCGCACTGCTGCTGGCTTGACGAGTCTGAGTGCCGTCTACTCGGGCAGCGCGGCGTCCACGCCTCCCACAACCCGGCAAGCAACATGAAACTTGCCGTAAACCGGGCGATGCCGTGCCACTGGCTCAAGCAGTATGGGGCGGGTCTCACCCTGGGGACAGACGGCTGCTCCTCAAACAACAACCTGGATCTATTTGAGGAGATGAAGTTTGCAGCACTGCTGCAGAAGTTCGCCTGGAACTCCCCGACCCTCCTCCCCGCAGGCGAGGTCTTCACGATGGCGACCGCAGGGGGCGCCCGCGCGCTCGGCACCGGGCCCGGGACGCTTGCAGTCGGCGCTCCGGCTGATATCGCCCTCCTGGATACACGGGCAGTCTGCAACACACCGCTATTCCACGCCGACTCAAACATCGTCTATGCCTGCAACGGCGGAGCGGTCAGGACAGTCCTCTGCCAGGGGAGGATCCTGATGCACGAGCGGGAGGTGCCGGGAGAGGAGGAGATCATCCGGGAGGCTGCTGCTGCAGCGCACGCGCTTGTTGAACGGGCGGGAGATGAGGGGTAG
- a CDS encoding flippase, with the protein MFRPSAYVGRVMRIDPVRRQSVISLGSTLALTAIGFLSTMFFAHTVGPAILGAYFLFVAYYSVFNLIGDGGFGGAAVKRISEGVDQNAYFTAFVFLRVMLLVASVGLLLLLRPLLVDLTASGAFPWLLAALVVSVFTNVAANGVYGTGKVGINQIGNLIDTLVRIIIQVIAVILGYGIAGLAGGFVAGLIAYGLFTFRFLDLSPAPFGLPHLRSLFSFSVWTFLSSSGYLVFSYADTIMIGYFMTDVDVGIYRVALQLTSIATFVTLALHTTLFPKISYWGKQGELSQVEHAIARGFTYSLLLAVPVVFGGWLLGERLLYFFYGAAFSVGAGALAILLPVQIAHVFMFLQTMSLNALNRPQDSFRVTAIAVCANILLNMTLIPLYGITGAAMATLITMVLNATLAGRSLSRCIRVRVESRPVAKIILAALVMSAAVAAFSYIIPLRNVFVLLGAIALGGLAYMLVLLKLDRGIRDDLKDLAEGLGIPWPGML; encoded by the coding sequence GTGTTTCGCCCCTCCGCTTACGTCGGCCGCGTCATGCGCATCGACCCCGTGAGGCGCCAGAGCGTGATAAGTCTTGGCTCAACGCTCGCGCTGACCGCGATCGGGTTCCTCTCCACTATGTTCTTTGCACATACCGTGGGTCCCGCCATACTTGGTGCTTACTTCCTCTTCGTCGCCTACTACAGCGTCTTCAACCTGATCGGGGACGGGGGGTTCGGGGGTGCCGCGGTCAAACGGATCAGCGAGGGTGTGGACCAGAACGCATACTTCACCGCGTTTGTATTCCTCCGGGTGATGCTGCTCGTTGCCTCGGTGGGTCTCCTCCTTCTGCTGCGCCCGCTCCTCGTCGATCTCACCGCATCAGGGGCCTTTCCCTGGCTTCTTGCTGCACTGGTCGTCAGCGTCTTTACCAATGTTGCAGCAAATGGCGTATATGGGACCGGGAAGGTCGGCATCAACCAGATCGGTAACCTGATCGACACCCTGGTCAGGATAATCATCCAGGTCATTGCGGTCATCCTGGGTTACGGGATTGCAGGCCTTGCCGGCGGGTTTGTCGCCGGGCTCATCGCCTACGGTCTCTTCACCTTCCGGTTCCTGGACCTCTCGCCTGCACCGTTCGGGCTGCCGCATCTCCGCAGCCTCTTCTCCTTCTCGGTCTGGACGTTCCTCAGTTCGAGCGGCTACCTTGTCTTCTCGTATGCGGATACGATCATGATCGGCTACTTCATGACCGACGTCGATGTAGGGATATACCGTGTGGCGCTCCAGTTAACCTCGATCGCGACTTTTGTCACGCTTGCACTCCATACCACACTCTTCCCGAAGATCAGTTACTGGGGAAAACAGGGAGAACTATCTCAGGTGGAGCACGCCATCGCCAGGGGGTTCACATACTCGCTCCTGCTCGCGGTTCCGGTGGTCTTTGGCGGCTGGCTCCTCGGTGAACGGCTCCTCTACTTCTTCTACGGGGCGGCGTTCTCGGTCGGGGCGGGCGCTCTCGCCATACTCCTGCCCGTCCAGATAGCCCATGTCTTTATGTTCCTCCAGACGATGTCCCTCAACGCCCTCAACCGGCCGCAGGACTCGTTCCGGGTGACGGCTATCGCTGTCTGTGCAAACATCCTCCTGAACATGACCCTCATCCCGTTATACGGCATCACCGGGGCTGCGATGGCGACGCTCATCACCATGGTGCTGAACGCGACCCTTGCCGGCCGCAGCCTCTCAAGGTGCATCCGCGTGCGGGTGGAGTCCCGGCCGGTGGCAAAGATCATCCTTGCCGCTCTTGTCATGAGCGCTGCTGTTGCGGCGTTTTCATATATCATCCCCCTCAGAAACGTCTTCGTCCTTCTGGGCGCGATCGCACTCGGCGGGCTTGCGTATATGCTGGTTCTCCTCAAACTCGACCGCGGCATCCGTGACGACCTGAAAGACCTTGCAGAAGGTCTTGGCATCCCCTGGCCGGGGATGCTCTGA
- a CDS encoding nucleotide sugar dehydrogenase codes for MSSRLESIINARGPIRKIGVVGMGYVGIPAAVLFADAPEFEFVYGFQRDSRSSGYKIDMLNRGESPLRGEEPGLEELLVKVLDAGKFRCTSDFSRIAECDAVTLAIQTPFKNPKDLIPDFSALSEGLRQVGRHLTKGALVVLESTVTPGTTAGMAREILEKESGLAAGEDFALAHAPERVMVGRLIRNIREHDRIVGGIDDVSTARAVELYWPVLTTGRIIPMTATAAEVTKTAENAFRDLQIAAVNQLALHCEAMGVNVYDVRRGIDSLKGEGITRAVLWPGAGVGGHCLTKDTWHLERGAVLLGGDLWYPHGTESIFGAARRINEFMPKHMVHLTIEGLKRAGKSAEGAKVALLGWAFIQNSDDTRNTPAEPYLEAMKEAGADVRVHDPYVDEYPGIEVSHDIDATLAGADVITIFTGHRQYFSLEPARAAELSGSEHPVVVDGRNVIDPDAFIEAGFIYKGIGRGDKNSHPIRR; via the coding sequence ATGAGCAGCAGGTTGGAGTCAATCATCAATGCCCGGGGCCCGATCAGAAAGATAGGCGTGGTCGGGATGGGGTATGTCGGCATACCGGCCGCGGTGCTTTTCGCCGACGCGCCAGAGTTTGAGTTTGTCTATGGTTTCCAGCGCGATTCGCGGTCTTCCGGCTACAAGATTGACATGCTCAACCGTGGCGAGTCCCCGCTTCGCGGCGAGGAGCCGGGTCTGGAAGAACTGCTCGTGAAGGTCCTCGATGCGGGAAAGTTCCGGTGCACATCGGACTTCTCCCGGATCGCGGAGTGCGATGCGGTGACGCTCGCCATCCAGACCCCGTTCAAGAACCCGAAAGACCTGATCCCGGACTTTTCGGCGCTCTCCGAGGGGCTCCGGCAGGTGGGAAGGCATCTTACAAAAGGAGCGCTTGTGGTGCTCGAGTCGACCGTCACCCCCGGCACAACCGCCGGGATGGCCCGCGAGATCCTGGAGAAGGAGTCGGGTCTGGCCGCCGGCGAGGATTTCGCGCTTGCTCATGCTCCTGAACGGGTGATGGTCGGACGGCTGATCAGGAACATCCGCGAACACGACCGGATTGTCGGCGGGATAGACGATGTGAGCACAGCGCGGGCGGTTGAACTCTACTGGCCGGTCCTTACAACCGGCAGGATAATCCCCATGACAGCGACCGCGGCCGAGGTGACAAAGACCGCCGAGAACGCCTTCCGCGACCTCCAGATAGCCGCCGTCAACCAGCTTGCCCTCCACTGTGAGGCGATGGGCGTCAACGTCTACGATGTTCGGAGGGGGATCGACTCGCTCAAGGGTGAGGGTATCACACGCGCGGTCCTCTGGCCGGGTGCGGGTGTCGGCGGCCACTGTCTGACAAAAGATACCTGGCACCTTGAGCGTGGCGCCGTCCTCCTCGGCGGCGACCTGTGGTATCCGCACGGGACGGAATCGATCTTTGGTGCCGCGCGCAGGATAAACGAGTTCATGCCAAAGCACATGGTGCACCTGACGATCGAGGGGCTCAAACGCGCCGGTAAGTCGGCGGAGGGCGCGAAGGTGGCGCTCCTCGGGTGGGCGTTCATCCAGAACTCCGATGATACCCGAAACACCCCGGCAGAGCCATACCTTGAGGCGATGAAAGAGGCGGGTGCAGACGTCCGCGTCCACGACCCGTATGTGGATGAGTACCCGGGGATCGAGGTCTCACACGACATTGATGCAACCCTGGCGGGTGCGGATGTGATCACGATCTTCACCGGTCATAGGCAGTATTTCTCCCTTGAACCTGCACGGGCAGCGGAACTCTCCGGCAGCGAGCACCCGGTGGTCGTGGACGGCAGGAACGTCATCGACCCCGACGCGTTCATCGAGGCCGGGTTCATCTACAAGGGCATCGGCCGGGGCGATAAGAACAGCCATCCGATCCGGCGGTAG